The genomic stretch TGCCGCATTTAGGTCCGAAATCGCTGTCATATGAAGATGCTCCAAATATATCTGACATGTTGAATTCCCGCAAAAGAAATAAGATCCAATGAAGCCTCGTTTTAAAGGCACTGCTTGCATTTAGCTATTGTTTCAGTTAGTGTTATACTAAAAGCAtcagaaatttctagaaaatgtCGACTTTGAACCGTTAGAAGAATAGTAAATAAGAATATTGAAGCTATAAGAGAAAATATAAGTATATTAACCTGTGTGGTAAAATACTAAGCGCTttgcatttttcaaaagtttgcATTGCtgcataaataattattcaaaataaatatcagaatgctgcaatatataaaatttttaacatattctttttttgttaagGGTTACCTTAAAAGTTTGGGTATGGCTAGAACAGCGGAAGTAAAAAGAGATGCCAGAATCGGTGAAGCGGAAGCAAGAGCTGAAGCGCAAATCAAAGAAGCTATTGCCGAGGAACAAAgaatggcttcagtatttttaaatgatacaGAAATCGCTAAAGCCAAAAGAGATTTCGAATTGAAAAAAGCAGCATACGACGTTGAAGTACAAACCAAAAACGCCGAAGCTGAAATGGCTTACGAATTGCAAGCTGCTAAAACTAAGCAAAGAATTAAGGAAGAACAGATGCAGATTCAAGTAGTAGAAAGAACGCAACAGATTGCAGGTAAGATGTAGCACTTGGAATGAGGTACTACAAGCAGATATCCACCATTTCCTTTTATCGATGCCTATACGTGTTCAAGATTGAATCAGCAAAGGGTGGCccaacatattatttttttttctgggtatatgttattcaaatttcttgaaattCTTATCTCAATATAACAGAAATATATTTACCAGTGTTGGAATAAAGTTTGCGAGGCTATAGATAAGATTAACGCTCATTGACTTTCAGTTTCATCTCTTATAACGTAGACTATTTTTGGTTTTGCATTTGCGTAGGACATAAAAAGGAGTCGAAACGCTGGACTGTACAAATTACAAGGGAATCTCGCTGCTTAGTGTGACTTATAAGATACTGGTTAGTCATAGCAAAGAGATTGGAATCATTTTCAGAAATAGCCCTGGGAAATTACCAGTGCGGATTCAGGAGAGGGAGATCAACAACTGATCAAATCTTTACTATTCACTGTCTGCTGGAAAAGTGCTATGAGCACAATATTTTCGTACACCAGCTCTTCATAGGTTGCAAACAAGCTTATGGCAGTGTTGATCCATCTTGCCTCTACAGCGTCCTTTTGGCAAGTGAAGATTGCGGGGGAGACCTCACGAGAAGTCCAAATAGGACGACTTCTCATGCAAGGAGACGCCCTCTAGTGTACTCTATCCAACTTGACACTGGAAGGAGTCATCAGAAAGGTAGAAAGATTGCCTTCAGTGTATAACGAAACAAcggtttcaaaaattgttattaattatttccagCAGTTTAAAACTTGCAACTCTTCCTTCTTCCAAGAAGGACTATTATACAGTGTATggtcaaatatgaaaaaaattttttgctctATGGACTGGTTATACTTCTTAAAATTCATATTAGTTATAGTTTCCTTTGTGTTTTGTCTTtctttcatataattttatcacctttctataatttattgtatagtatttttcttcaattataaatcaaaaaatggatCTGAATGGATTATATTAAacccaaatttgtttttttaaaattttagtccAAGAACAAGAAATCGCTAGACGTGAACAAGAACTCGAATCTACAGTTCGTAGACCAGCAGAAGCCGAAAAATATAGACTAGAGAGAATCGCTGAGGCTAACCATAAACGTGTACTTTTGGAAGCAGAAGCCGAATCTGAAGCAATGAGGCTTAAGGGTGAAGCTGAAGCTTTTGCCATACAAGCGAAAGCTACCGCCGAGGCGGAACAGATGGCTAAGAAAGCTGAAGCTTGGAAGGAATATAAAGAAGCTGCTATGATTGATATGTATCTAGACGTATTACCAAAGGTACGTGCAAATTTCTTCCCAAGATTCgcatattcaattatttcatttccaaaaaaaattcagttgaaTTGAAAGTACATTTCAAAGGAACATGgtgataaattataatatatttgatcaTTCCATTAAATTCCTACCTCTCAAGTATCCTACTTGAATATAAATCGATCACTATCAAAACAAGAACTTGATATGTacactaaaaatatattttttaaacgatTTTATAGAATTAAGAATATTTGTGACAAGGCGGGTTACAACGAATGTGTTTTTGCAATAATCGCTTGAAAGTAAagtagttttcaaaaaataaataaaaaatattctaaaaataaacttatccataataattcaagaaaatggaaaaatatgaaatacaatACTAAACAAGCTCTTGTCTTAATAAGGACTCAATTAATCCCATCTTTTAGCTAGACTATAATAATGTATCTTCCAGTTGATTAGATTTTATTCGACcacatattatttcaaattcatatttcaaacTAGAAAATCATTTCGTGATAAATCTAGTAATTTTATGCGAAGAACAACAGTCTAGCTAaaagaaaatctcaaaattcgCAGGAAGTGATAGAACTCTAGAGATAATTTGGTTTTGCAGCAAATATATATTGATcattaaatttctattaattcCAGAAGGGGTTTTATGAAGTAATCTCCTAAAATTTCTTCCGTAACGTTAATTTCCTTGGGAAATTGTTTTAGTACAAAAGTATAGTACTCAAAAAGTGAAATTGGACACCGTTAAGTTTATTATAATGTATCGCGACGTTGGATAAACTGTTTAGGTCGTACTTCTCATGTTTAGTTCAACTTTTCCCTATCCTTTCTATCTAAAAATAAAGtagaataatttcaaagtaaCATTGGACTGTACAATACTAGATAAAACcatgaaaatatgttaattaattCAATGTAACTAGAAAATGTTACCAGAAGCATATTATACTTCGCACCATAACccttttaattatttgaaaactttacaaagataaatttcatttaaccATGTTTAGTAGCTACAGTAGCATAGgttgttttttattagaacTTTCCTAAAAGCCAATTCTATTAGTCATTGGCATCATTATTGGCAACTTTACTTCTGTATCGGAAATAAATAGCCAAAATTCCCGGTCTTGTTGGAGTTCTAAACAAGTGTTACATAGAAATTATAGGCAGTGTTAATTAAGGGAGGCTTTGGTCTAAGTGTGAACAATTGGAAAGTCGAAATTGAGGTGTGAAATCCCTTTGTTAGTGTAACcgaagatttttttattgtatttgattAGATTTTGAACCATGTATCCATATGATAGTCTCATATTCAATAAACTTATTCCAACGATATCTTTTTGCaaaccaatagaatgtggagtgccccaaggctcagtactaggccctattttgtttcttctgtttataaacgaaatCGCCTGTCTAGACATCAGTCTTTTTACTGACAATagtagtttctcttggagcaaccccgAGCTCATGGCACTTCGTAGGACCATTTCTaatgacctaatcacccttaagtCATGTGTTTCTTTTCCATTCACTTTTAACTGATAAGTTGAATTTGTATGATGTTTAATTTTGGTACTTGACattccatttttaattaacaaattataaaaaatgaatatatatttttaaaatattttattttttgtacagGTCGCTGCCGAAGTTGCTGCACCTCTTTCTCAAGCTAAGAAGATCACGATGGTTTCTACTGGTACAGGTGAAGTTGGTGCCGCAAAACTTACTGGTGAAATTCTTGATATAGTGAACAAAGTACCTCTGCTTGTGAAGAACATGACCGGTGTTGACATTTCAaaggtaaatattttgtattttatacatAACGTTTGGATATgagtgttatttttcaaataaaaccgCATAATATTTGCATTCTGTaagctaataaaaaaatgtcatcaaaatgtttttcccctcttgaatattaaataacattcaATGTAAATTTAGTTACTTAGTGCTTCCACCATGATTGTTCTTTAAAATAAAGCATATAATGTGAATAATTTAGCTTGAATCTCTTATTTAAATTACATGCAAATTGAATATTCTTAAACTTAATCTATATATCAACTaacaaatttccttttttttcagtCTGTCCATGCTGCTTAAACTTCAAAAGAAGAAAGATGTAACAATTCACTATGTCAATGTTTTTGAAAACCAATAAGATTTCAAGTTCTTGTTAAACAAGCTAAACTTTGTAATCCATTTTAAACCTTATacctatttcaaatattcgaaTGTTATGATGTTATGTTAatgttattttagttttatgtttttattataaatatccaAATTTGCTTTTACAGGAATCAGAtcttattatgtttttattattatgtattttgcATGAGAAAATACTAGGtttctatatttgaaattaataaacaacTCGATAAGTCAtttgactaactaagaaaaa from Diorhabda sublineata isolate icDioSubl1.1 chromosome 5, icDioSubl1.1, whole genome shotgun sequence encodes the following:
- the LOC130444653 gene encoding flotillin-1 isoform X1 — its product is MTWGFVTCGPNEALVISGCCYSKPLLVPGGRAFVWPSIQKIQRISLNTMTLIVDSPTVYTSQGVPISVTGIAQVKIQGQNEEMLLAACEQFLGKKQEEIQHIALHTLEGHQRAIMGSMTVEEIYKDRKKFSKQVFEVASSDLVNMGITVVSYTLKDIRDEEGYLKSLGMARTAEVKRDARIGEAEARAEAQIKEAIAEEQRMASVFLNDTEIAKAKRDFELKKAAYDVEVQTKNAEAEMAYELQAAKTKQRIKEEQMQIQVVERTQQIAVQEQEIARREQELESTVRRPAEAEKYRLERIAEANHKRVLLEAEAESEAMRLKGEAEAFAIQAKATAEAEQMAKKAEAWKEYKEAAMIDMYLDVLPKVAAEVAAPLSQAKKITMVSTGTGEVGAAKLTGEILDIVNKVPLLVKNMTGVDISKVNILYFIHNVWI
- the LOC130444653 gene encoding flotillin-1 isoform X2, giving the protein MTWGFVTCGPNEALVISGCCYSKPLLVPGGRAFVWPSIQKIQRISLNTMTLIVDSPTVYTSQGVPISVTGIAQVKIQGQNEEMLLAACEQFLGKKQEEIQHIALHTLEGHQRAIMGSMTVEEIYKDRKKFSKQVFEVASSDLVNMGITVVSYTLKDIRDEEGYLKSLGMARTAEVKRDARIGEAEARAEAQIKEAIAEEQRMASVFLNDTEIAKAKRDFELKKAAYDVEVQTKNAEAEMAYELQAAKTKQRIKEEQMQIQVVERTQQIAVQEQEIARREQELESTVRRPAEAEKYRLERIAEANHKRVLLEAEAESEAMRLKGEAEAFAIQAKATAEAEQMAKKAEAWKEYKEAAMIDMYLDVLPKVAAEVAAPLSQAKKITMVSTGTGEVGAAKLTGEILDIVNKVPLLVKNMTGVDISKSVHAA